One segment of Thunnus thynnus chromosome 19, fThuThy2.1, whole genome shotgun sequence DNA contains the following:
- the LOC137170924 gene encoding coiled-coil domain-containing protein 42 like-2-like, with the protein MAFRPLREKPTRQRFAEIQLVAPRPPPMELDDLLFDVLKKHREYEDLTKVYNEQLQTLKSLEQREKEMREELKQKRITTKELLSSVDMFLKDKDIDQAVERERKGMIEKEAEIERLKKEHVEMKERKQEALHQVQRLSVCRDFMERVVKMTKFQDVNALADHLENLLHVRDKLSQKEREAEEKADQLSKELLTLEDQHRLMLLHKNNELSKLQTELEKRRSEADIWERKWNHIQETAAKKTLLLGQIKMVTLNLYESTGGAVGGEDGVDINDTEMQLEKIKIFIQDHDAIVKQYQSASQRQSNEQKRDKSKKRIAPRNKKS; encoded by the exons atGGCTTTTAGGCCTCTCCGTGAGAAGCCGACTCGTCAAAG GTTTGCTGAGATTCAGTTGGTGGCGCCAAGACCCCCCCCAATGGAACTGGACGATCTTTTATTTGACGTACTGAAGAAACACCGGGAGTATGAAGATCTTACCAAAGTGTACAACGAACAACTGCAG aCATTGAAGAGTTTGGAGCAGCGCGAaaaggagatgagagaggagtTAAAACAAAAACGGATTACAACGAAGGAGTTACTCTCCAGCGTTGATATGTTTCTTAAG GATAAGGACATTGATCAAGCTgttgagagggagaggaaggggatGATTGAAAAGGAGGCAGAGATAGAGAGGCTGAAGAAGGAGCATGTTGAAatgaaggagaggaaacaggaggCACTGCACCAGGTGCAGAGACTCTCTGTGTGTCGGGACTTCATGGAGCGAGTGGTCAAAATGACCAAG TTTCAAGATGTAAATGCGCTCGCAGATCATCTAGAGAATCTTCTACACGTCCGAGACAAGCTCTCTCAGAAGGAGCGTGAGGCAGAGGAGAAGGCCGACCAGCTGAGCAAAGAGCTGCTGACGCTGGAGGACCAGCATCGCTTGATGCTCCTACACAAGAACAATGAGCTGTCAAAGCTCCAGACCGAACTAGAGAAGAGGCGCTCTGAAGCTGACATCTGG GAGAGGAAGTGGAACCACATCCAGGAAACCGCAGCAAAGAAAACACTCTTGCTGGGACAAATTAAGATGGTGACCCTCAACCTCTATGAATCGACAGGTGGGGCTGTAGGAGGAGAGGATGGTGTGGATATAAATGACACAGAGATGCAGCTGGAAAAG ATCAAGATTTTCATCCAGGACCACGACGCCATCGTGAAACAATATCAAAGTGCCTCGCAGAGACAGAGCAACGAACAGAAAAGAGACAAGTCCAAAAAGCGCATCGCACCTCGCAataaaaaaagttga